The Gordonia terrae genome contains the following window.
TCGCCGACAGCACCCGCGGTTCCGGGGTCACCGCCGAGCGGGCCGCGGGCATGCTCGCCCGCATCCCCGACCTCGTCGACCGGGGTGCCGCCGCAGTCGCTGCCGACCGCGCCGACGCGCTCACGGCACCCGACTGCGACCCGGCGGTCACCGCCGAGGTCCGCGCCACCATGGCGGAGGTCCGCGAGCCCGGCTTCGCCGCCGCAGCCCGGTATATGGCCACGACCGATCTCGGACCCGACCTCGCCCGACTCGCCCGCCCGGCCCTCGTTCTCGTCGGTGAGCGCGACACCATCACCGGCGTCGACGAATCACGACTCCTCGCCGACCAGATCCCCGGCGCGCAGCTGCGGATCGTCCCCGATGCCGGCCACGCCGCGATCCAGGAACAACCCGACGTCGTCGCCGGCCACGTCCTGGACTTCGTCGGGATGCTGTCATGAGCGCCGGGACGAT
Protein-coding sequences here:
- a CDS encoding alpha/beta fold hydrolase gives rise to the protein MTTTVTVLDRVHVVAHPSSREIRSRHSVVLLHGIGGGATSCSPLAARLAAAGLDCWCPDAPGYGRSADPRPGIGPVEEMAELIEALVPGEPVVLLGTSWGGVIAMDLALHRPDLVAALVIADSTRGSGVTAERAAGMLARIPDLVDRGAAAVAADRADALTAPDCDPAVTAEVRATMAEVREPGFAAAARYMATTDLGPDLARLARPALVLVGERDTITGVDESRLLADQIPGAQLRIVPDAGHAAIQEQPDVVAGHVLDFVGMLS